One stretch of Paramormyrops kingsleyae isolate MSU_618 chromosome 4, PKINGS_0.4, whole genome shotgun sequence DNA includes these proteins:
- the tagln3b gene encoding transgelin-3b isoform X1 has translation MANRGPSYGLSREVQEKIEQKYDPDLEARLVDWIVAQCGGNVERPLPGKNNFQTWLMDGTLLCRLINSLYPRGKEPIKKIPETQMAFRQMEKISQFLKAAEAYGVITTDIFQTVDLWEGKDMAAVQRTLMALGSVAVTKDDGHYRGDREWFHKKAQGHRREFSLEQLRRGQSLIGLQMGSNQGASQSGMTGSVLSWPTPSCQPTASLLENSEHTLVIFTFIPVPFEISTLDLLLVLLFVVSFIPSDIRTSGSFDYFVVFVSGLNLSE, from the exons ATGGCTAATCGAGGTCCAAGTTACGGCCTGAGCCGCGAGGTGCAGGAGAAGATCGAACAGAAGTACGACCCTGATCTGGAGGCGCGTTTGGTGGACTGGATCGTCGCGCAGTGTGGTGGTAATGTGGAACGGCCACTGCCTGGAAAAAACAACTTCCAGACCTGGCTAATGGACGGGACT CTGCTATGCCGGCTGATTAACAGCCTCTACCCTAGAGGTAAGGAGCCCATTAAGAAAATCCCTGAGACTCAGATGGCCTTTAGACAGATGGAGAAAATCTCCCAGTTCCTGAAGGCAGCTGAGGCCTACGGCGTCATCACTACAGATATATTTCAGACGGTGGACTTATGGGAAG GGAAGGACATGGCTGCTGTGCAAAGGACACTGATGGCTCTGGGAAGTGTAGCTGTCACCAAGGATGATGGGCATTACCGTGGTGATCGTGAATGGTTCCACAA GAAAGCTCAGGGACACAGACGAGAGTTTTCATTGGAGCAGCTCCGTCGGGGCCAGAGTCTCATTGGGCTTCAGATGGGCAGCAACCAGGGAGCATCTCAGTCGGGCATGACAGG CTCTGTACTCTCCTGGCCCACCCCATCTTGTCAACCCACAGCATCTCTTCTTGAGAATTCTGAACACACATTGGTAATATTCACATTCATTCCTGTGCCTTTTGAAATCTCTACATTGGACTTATTACTTGTGCTTCTTTTTGTAGTGTCATTTATCCCATCTGATATCCGCACATCTGGCTCATTTGACTATTTTGTAGTGTTTGTTTCAGGTTTAAATTTATCAgagtaa
- the tagln3b gene encoding transgelin-3b isoform X2 has translation MANRGPSYGLSREVQEKIEQKYDPDLEARLVDWIVAQCGGNVERPLPGKNNFQTWLMDGTLLCRLINSLYPRGKEPIKKIPETQMAFRQMEKISQFLKAAEAYGVITTDIFQTVDLWEGKDMAAVQRTLMALGSVAVTKDDGHYRGDREWFHKKAQGHRREFSLEQLRRGQSLIGLQMGSNQGASQSGMTGYGMPRQIM, from the exons ATGGCTAATCGAGGTCCAAGTTACGGCCTGAGCCGCGAGGTGCAGGAGAAGATCGAACAGAAGTACGACCCTGATCTGGAGGCGCGTTTGGTGGACTGGATCGTCGCGCAGTGTGGTGGTAATGTGGAACGGCCACTGCCTGGAAAAAACAACTTCCAGACCTGGCTAATGGACGGGACT CTGCTATGCCGGCTGATTAACAGCCTCTACCCTAGAGGTAAGGAGCCCATTAAGAAAATCCCTGAGACTCAGATGGCCTTTAGACAGATGGAGAAAATCTCCCAGTTCCTGAAGGCAGCTGAGGCCTACGGCGTCATCACTACAGATATATTTCAGACGGTGGACTTATGGGAAG GGAAGGACATGGCTGCTGTGCAAAGGACACTGATGGCTCTGGGAAGTGTAGCTGTCACCAAGGATGATGGGCATTACCGTGGTGATCGTGAATGGTTCCACAA GAAAGCTCAGGGACACAGACGAGAGTTTTCATTGGAGCAGCTCCGTCGGGGCCAGAGTCTCATTGGGCTTCAGATGGGCAGCAACCAGGGAGCATCTCAGTCGGGCATGACAGGGTATGGCATGCCCCGCCAGATCATGTGA